The following proteins are encoded in a genomic region of Xanthomonas citri pv. mangiferaeindicae:
- a CDS encoding phosphoserine transaminase produces the protein MARAYNFAPGPAALPESVLKQAQADMLEWGDAGASIVEMSHRGPEFMAVATRAEADLRTLLAVPDDYAVLFLQGGATTQQALIALNFAAPGDTVDYVVSGHWGRTALRQLTPAVAVNVAASGEADGFRTIPARETWRLTPGAAYVHITANETIHGVEYRPAWGAPAPDTGDVPLFADFSSSIASEPIDISRYGLIYAGAQKNLGPVGLSVVVVRRDLLERAGQPRADIFNYASHLANDSMLNTPPTWNWYLAGLVFRWMLDQGGTAEFDRRSDEKAGLLYAAIDGSGGFYRNDVAREVRSRMNVPFFLTDPALDADFLAGAREAGLIGLKGHRVLGGMRASIYNAMPVEGVRALVAYMQDFQQRRG, from the coding sequence ATGGCGCGAGCCTACAACTTTGCCCCTGGACCTGCGGCATTGCCTGAAAGCGTGCTGAAACAGGCCCAGGCCGACATGCTGGAGTGGGGCGACGCCGGTGCCTCGATCGTCGAGATGAGCCACCGCGGACCGGAGTTCATGGCCGTGGCCACGCGCGCTGAAGCCGATCTGCGCACGCTGCTCGCGGTGCCCGACGATTACGCGGTGCTGTTCCTGCAGGGCGGGGCGACCACCCAGCAGGCGCTGATTGCGCTGAACTTCGCGGCGCCCGGCGACACCGTCGACTATGTCGTCAGCGGCCATTGGGGACGCACGGCGCTGCGTCAGCTCACCCCGGCGGTCGCGGTCAACGTTGCTGCCAGCGGCGAGGCCGATGGCTTCCGCACGATCCCGGCGCGCGAAACCTGGCGCCTGACCCCGGGCGCGGCTTACGTGCACATCACCGCCAACGAGACCATCCACGGCGTCGAGTACCGGCCGGCCTGGGGCGCGCCCGCGCCCGACACCGGCGATGTCCCGTTGTTCGCTGATTTCAGCTCCAGCATCGCGTCCGAGCCGATCGACATCAGCCGTTACGGCCTGATCTACGCCGGCGCTCAGAAGAACCTGGGACCGGTCGGCCTTTCGGTCGTCGTGGTGCGCCGCGACCTGCTGGAGCGCGCGGGCCAGCCGCGCGCCGACATCTTCAACTACGCCTCGCATCTGGCCAACGACTCGATGCTCAACACCCCGCCGACCTGGAACTGGTATCTGGCCGGCCTGGTGTTCCGCTGGATGCTCGACCAGGGCGGCACCGCCGAGTTCGACCGCCGCAGCGACGAGAAGGCTGGGCTGCTGTATGCCGCCATCGATGGCTCGGGCGGCTTCTACCGCAACGATGTCGCACGCGAGGTGCGCTCGCGCATGAACGTGCCGTTCTTCCTCACCGACCCTGCGCTCGACGCCGACTTCCTGGCCGGCGCGCGCGAGGCGGGGCTGATCGGCCTCAAGGGCCACCGGGTACTCGGCGGCATGCGCGCGTCGATCTACAACGCGATGCCGGTCGAGGGCGTCCGCGCGCTCGTCGCCTACATGCAGGATTTCCAGCAACGGCGGGGATGA